A genomic segment from Mustela lutreola isolate mMusLut2 chromosome 15, mMusLut2.pri, whole genome shotgun sequence encodes:
- the ERAL1 gene encoding GTPase Era, mitochondrial isoform X2, whose product MAAPSRRAATLFRAVSGVRQLGPSAEREWGVRLSSLFDCQRRCVSCFAGAAFSGPRLSSASRRYGQSSALDRFLGLSQPDSSLTSHPPGVSMHRDEQDLLLVHHPNMPENPRVLRVVILGAPNAGKSTLSNQLLGRKVFPVSKKVHTTRCQALGVITEKEAQVILLDTPGLISPVKQKRHHLELSLLEDPWKSMESADLVVVLVDVSDKWTRNQLSPQVLQCLTQFSQVPSILVMNKVDCLKQKSVLLELTAALTEGVVNGKKLKMRQALRSQPGTPCPSPAAEGPKTQSVGGPQRIGWPHFQEIFMLSALSQEDVKTLKQYLLAQARPGPWEFHSGVLTSQTPEEICANIIREKLLEHLPQEIPYSVQQRTVMWEEGPSGELVIEQKLLVLKESHVSCVCVSLSHPTLRGS is encoded by the exons ATGGCTGCTCCCAGCCGTCGCGCGGCTACTCTGTTTCGGGCGGTGTCAGGGGTCCGGCAGTTGGGCCCCAGTGCCGAGAGGGAGTGGGGGGTCCGGCTCTCCTCGCTCTTTGACTGTCAGCGGAGGTGCGTGTCCTGTTTCGCGGGCGCCGCCTTCTCTGGTCCCCGCCTGTCCTCTGCTTCTCGCCGTTATGGCCAGAGCTCAGCCTTGGACCGCTTCCTTGGACTCTCTCAGCCGGACAGTTCGTTGACTTCTCACCCTCCCGGCGTGTCTATGCACAGAG ATGAGCAGGATCTCCTATTGGTCCATCATCCCAACATGCCTGAGAACCCCCGGGTCCTACGAGTCGTCATCCTGGGTGCCCCGAATGCAGGGAAGTCAACACTCTCCAACCAGCTGCTGGGTCGGAAA GTGTTCCCTGTCTCCAAGAAGGTGCACACCACTCGCTGCCAAGCTCTGGGGGTCATCACGGAGAAAGAGGCCCAGGTG ATTCTACTTGACACCCCTGGCCTCATCAGCCCTGTTAAACAGAAAAG GCACCATCTGGAACTTTCTTTGTTGGAAGATCCATGGAAGAGCATGGAATCTGCTGATCTGG TTGTGGTCCTTGTGGATGTCTCAGACAAGTGGACTCGGAACCAGCTCAGCCCCCAGGTGCTCCAGTGCCTGACTCAGTTCTCGCAAGTCCCTAGCATCCTTGTCATGAACAAG GTAGATTGCCTGAAGCAGAAGTCCGTTCTTTTGGAGCTCACAGCAGCCCTTACTGAAGGTGTGGTCAATGGCAAGAAGCTCAAGATGAGGCAGGCCCTTCGCTCACAGCCTGGCACTCCGTGCCCCAGCCCAGCAGCTGAGGGCCCAAAAACACAGTCTGTGGGAGGCCCTCAGAGGATCGGCTGGCCCCACTTCCAGGAAATCTTCATGTTGTCAGCCCTAAGCCAAGAGGATGTGAAAACACTAAAG CAATACCTCCTGGCACAGGCccggccaggaccctgggaattcCACAGTGGAGTCCTCACTAGCCAGACGCCTGAGGAGATCTGTGCCAACATCATCCGAGAGAAGCTCCTAGAGCACCTGCCCCAGGAGATTCCCTACAGTGTGCAGCAG AGGACAGTGATGTGGGAGGAAGGGCCAAGCGGGGAGCTGGTGATTGAACAGAAGCTTCTGGTGCTCAAAGAATCTCATGTG tcttgtgtgtgtgtctctctctctcaccccaccCTCAGAGGATCCTGA
- the ERAL1 gene encoding GTPase Era, mitochondrial isoform X1, with protein sequence MAAPSRRAATLFRAVSGVRQLGPSAEREWGVRLSSLFDCQRRCVSCFAGAAFSGPRLSSASRRYGQSSALDRFLGLSQPDSSLTSHPPGVSMHRDEQDLLLVHHPNMPENPRVLRVVILGAPNAGKSTLSNQLLGRKVFPVSKKVHTTRCQALGVITEKEAQVILLDTPGLISPVKQKRHHLELSLLEDPWKSMESADLVVVLVDVSDKWTRNQLSPQVLQCLTQFSQVPSILVMNKVDCLKQKSVLLELTAALTEGVVNGKKLKMRQALRSQPGTPCPSPAAEGPKTQSVGGPQRIGWPHFQEIFMLSALSQEDVKTLKQYLLAQARPGPWEFHSGVLTSQTPEEICANIIREKLLEHLPQEIPYSVQQRTVMWEEGPSGELVIEQKLLVLKESHVRILIGPKGRLISQIAQEVGRDLMDIFLCDVQLRLSVKLLT encoded by the exons ATGGCTGCTCCCAGCCGTCGCGCGGCTACTCTGTTTCGGGCGGTGTCAGGGGTCCGGCAGTTGGGCCCCAGTGCCGAGAGGGAGTGGGGGGTCCGGCTCTCCTCGCTCTTTGACTGTCAGCGGAGGTGCGTGTCCTGTTTCGCGGGCGCCGCCTTCTCTGGTCCCCGCCTGTCCTCTGCTTCTCGCCGTTATGGCCAGAGCTCAGCCTTGGACCGCTTCCTTGGACTCTCTCAGCCGGACAGTTCGTTGACTTCTCACCCTCCCGGCGTGTCTATGCACAGAG ATGAGCAGGATCTCCTATTGGTCCATCATCCCAACATGCCTGAGAACCCCCGGGTCCTACGAGTCGTCATCCTGGGTGCCCCGAATGCAGGGAAGTCAACACTCTCCAACCAGCTGCTGGGTCGGAAA GTGTTCCCTGTCTCCAAGAAGGTGCACACCACTCGCTGCCAAGCTCTGGGGGTCATCACGGAGAAAGAGGCCCAGGTG ATTCTACTTGACACCCCTGGCCTCATCAGCCCTGTTAAACAGAAAAG GCACCATCTGGAACTTTCTTTGTTGGAAGATCCATGGAAGAGCATGGAATCTGCTGATCTGG TTGTGGTCCTTGTGGATGTCTCAGACAAGTGGACTCGGAACCAGCTCAGCCCCCAGGTGCTCCAGTGCCTGACTCAGTTCTCGCAAGTCCCTAGCATCCTTGTCATGAACAAG GTAGATTGCCTGAAGCAGAAGTCCGTTCTTTTGGAGCTCACAGCAGCCCTTACTGAAGGTGTGGTCAATGGCAAGAAGCTCAAGATGAGGCAGGCCCTTCGCTCACAGCCTGGCACTCCGTGCCCCAGCCCAGCAGCTGAGGGCCCAAAAACACAGTCTGTGGGAGGCCCTCAGAGGATCGGCTGGCCCCACTTCCAGGAAATCTTCATGTTGTCAGCCCTAAGCCAAGAGGATGTGAAAACACTAAAG CAATACCTCCTGGCACAGGCccggccaggaccctgggaattcCACAGTGGAGTCCTCACTAGCCAGACGCCTGAGGAGATCTGTGCCAACATCATCCGAGAGAAGCTCCTAGAGCACCTGCCCCAGGAGATTCCCTACAGTGTGCAGCAG AGGACAGTGATGTGGGAGGAAGGGCCAAGCGGGGAGCTGGTGATTGAACAGAAGCTTCTGGTGCTCAAAGAATCTCATGTG AGGATCCTGATTGGTCCAAAGGGGCGCTTGATCTCCCAGATTGCACAGGAGGTGGGCCGAGATCTCATGGACATCTTCCTCTGCGATGTACAGCTGCGGCTCTCTGTGAAGCTTCTCACATGA